The Streptomyces sp. DG1A-41 genomic sequence ATCATCCGCCGCCCGGAAGAGAATCTGGCATTGATGAGGATACGGGCATAAGGGGCAGGCGTCACGGTGCGCCTGGCCGGGGCGGGCTCCGGCCGGGCGGACCGCGCTCACCCCAGGAAACTCAGCCGCACCTTGCGCTGCGGGTTGTCCTTGTTCGTGTCCACGAGGCACACCGACTGCCACGTCCCGAGCTCCAGCCGGCCGCCCAGCACCGGCAGGGTCGCGTGCGGCGGGACGAGGGCCGGCAGGACGTGGTCGCGGCCGTGGCCGGGACTGCCGTGCCGGTGCTGCCAGCGGTCGTCGGCGGGCAGCAGGGTGTGCAGTGCGGCCAGAAGGTCGTCGTCGCTGCCGGCGCCGGTCTCGAGAACGGCGATTCCGGCCGTCGCGTGCGGGACGAAGACATTGAGTAGGCCGTCACGCCCGGCCGCCGCCTCCCGCAGGAAGGACTCGCAGTCGCCGGTGATGTCGACGACCCTCTCCGTGGAACCGGTGCTGACGTTCAGAACTCGGGTGGTGAAGACATCTGACATGCCCCCATCCTGACGCACGAACCGGGGTCCACCGGTCACCCCCGCCCGGGTGGCGGTACAGGCGTCCACCGGACGAGACGCCCGGCTGTCGCGGTGGGGGCTCGTCCGGCATGTCGTCCTCCCGGGCGCGCTGCCGAACGCCATGACCGGTCTGCGCTACTCGCTCGGCATCGCCTGGCTCGCGCTGGTCTTCGCCGAGCAGGTCAACGCCGACTCCGGCATCGGGTTCCTCATGGTGCAGGCGGCATCGTGCTGGTTCCGCGCCGCAAGGGCGCCTACAGGTGGGTGCACGACCACGAGGAGGAGTGGGCGAAGGACACCGGGCTCCCCGAGGACGCGGCGTTGGCGGCGGTGAAGCGCACGTACACGACCCGGATCGCGGTCGCCGTCGACACGCCGCTGATCGCCTCCGAGCAGGAGATCGCCGACACGTTCACGGCGTTGAAGCTCATCCCCCGCAAGGTCGACTTCGCCGGCTTAACCGACACCCGGTTCAACGGCGACCTGCCGCCGTCGACGGCGGCGGCCCGGCCGTCGGAAGGCTAGAACCCGCCACCTCGGTCCGCCCGGGAAGATCCACGACCCCGGCACCGTTGGTAGAAGCGTGAACAACACACGCGAGGTCGAGGTAGTCGTCATAGGTGCCGGCCAGGCCGGTCTGGCCAGCGCCTATCACCTGCGGCGGTCCGGTTTCGAGCCGGACCGCGACTTCGTCGTGCTGGACCACTCCCCCGGTCCCGGCGGCGCCTGGCAGTTCCGCTGGCCGTCGCTGACGTACGGCAAGGTGCACGGAATGCACGCGCTGCCGGGGATGGAACTCACGGACGCGGATCCGGCCCGGCCGTCCGCCGAGGTGATCAGCGACTACTTCAACCGGTACGAGCGGGCCTTCGACCTGCGGGTGCGCCGCCCCGTCGACGTGCTGGCCGTGCGCGAGGGACCCGGCGGGCGGCTGCGCGTGGAGACCCCGGAGGGCGTGTGGTCGACGCGGGCGCTGATCAACGCGACCGGCACCTGGGACCGGCCGTTCTGGCCGCGCTATCCGGGCCAGGAGACTTTCCGGGGGCGGCAGTTGCACACCGCGCAGTACCCCGGGCCGGAGGAGTTCGCGGGGCAGCGGGTCGTCGTGGTGGGCGGGGGCGCCTCGGGCACGCAGCACCTGCTGGAGATCGCCTCGTACGCGGCGGCCACCACCTGGGTGACCCGGCGTCCGCCCGTCTTCCGGGAGGGCCCCTTCGACGAGAACGCGGGCCGGGCGGCCGTCGCGCTCGTCGAGGAACGGGTACGGCAGGGGCTGCCGCCCAGAAGCGTCGTCTCGGTCACCGGGCTGCCGCTCAACGACGCGATCCGGCAGGGCATCGAGGACGGGGTGCTCGACCGGCAGCCGATGTTCGACCGCATCACGCCCACGGGAGTGGACTGGCGGGACGGGCGGCACGTCGACGCGGACGTCGTCCTGTGGGCCACCGGTTTCCGGGCCGCCATCGACCATCTCGCCCCGCTCAGGCTGCGCGAGCCGGGCGGCGGCATCCGTCTGGAGGGCACGCGCGCGGTCGCGGACCCGCGCGTCCACCTCGTCGGCTACGGACCGTCGGCCAGCACCATCGGCGCCAACCGCGCCGGCCGCGCGGCCGTACGGGACATCAGGCGACTGCTGGCGCGGGAGCGGGTCGCCGCGTAACGCCCGGCCCGGCGTTACGCGCACCGGCAGCCACGCCCGCCCGGGCACGAGCCACGCCCTGCCCGGGCATGGACACCCGGCCGCCGGAACGGGCGCCACCGGCAGCCACGCCCGCCCAGGCCAGGACACCCCGCCGCCGGAACGCGCACCGACACCGCGTGACACCCAGGCCGGTCCCCCCGGCCGCCGACACGGGAACCCGCAGTCGCGCCGCCCGGCCATGGACCACGCCCTGCCCGGGCATGGACACCCGGCCGCCGGAACGGGCGCCACCGGCAGCCACGCCCGCCCAGGCCAGGACACCCCGCCGCCGGAACGCGCACCGACACCGCGTGACACCCAGGCCGGTCCCCCCGGCCGCCGACACGGGAACCCGCAGTCGCGCCGCCCGGCCATGGACCACGCCCTGCCCGGGCATGGACACCCGGCCGCCGGAACGGGCGCCACCGGCAGCCACGCCCGCCCAGGCCAGGACACCCCGCCGCCGGAACGCGCACCGACACCGCGTGACACCCAGGCCGGTCCTCCGGCTGTTGGAGCAGGAGCCGCTGGCCCCTGGCGCCCGGCGGATCACCCCGCCCCCGCATGGCGGCCGGCTCTCACAGCCCCTCCCGCTCCGCCACTCGCGCCACCAGGCCCGCCCACACCGCCGACCGGGTCGCCGCCCGGCTCCGGCACTCCACCGAACCCAGCCCCCGGCGCCGCAGCGCAGCCGTCACCTCGACAAGGCCTGCCGACACCGGCAGGTACGACCGATCCGATCCCCCGGCCCGCGCGCCGCCAACCCGGTCGCCCTGCCCCTCCGTCCCCGCTCTCCGGCTCACCCGGCCGCCTGCGCCCCGGCGGCCTTCCTCTGGGCGTTGAACTCGGCGACGTTGCGCTGGTGTTCGCCGTAGTCGGCGGTGAAGCGTGTGTCGCCCGGGCGGACCGTGACGAAGTACAGCCAGTCGCCCGGGGGCGGGTTGATGGCGGCGCGCATCGCCTCCTCGCCGGGGTTGTCGATCGGCGTGGGCGGCAGGCCCATGCGCTGGTACGAGTTGTAGGGGCTGTCGATCCTCGTGTCATTCGCCGTCGTCCGCAGAGTGGAGCGGCCCAGCGCGTAATTGATGGTGGAGTCCATCTGGAGCGGCATGCCGCGTTCGAGGCGATTGAAGACGACCCGGGCGACCTTGCCCATGTCGGCCCTGGTGGCCGCCTCCGCCTGGACGATGCTCGCGATGGTGACGGCCTGATAGACGTTCATGGCGTTGCGCTGCGCCCCCGCGGCGATGGGCGCGCCGTTGAACTTCTCGTTCGCGGTGTCGACCATCAGCGCCAGGAGCTTCTCCGGAGTCGTCTTCTCCTGGAGCGGATAGGTCGCCGGGAAGAGATAGCCCTCCGGGTTGCCCTCGGCGTCGTTCGGCAGTTTCAGCACCGCCTTCGCCAGGGACTTCTTCGTGCTGCCCGCGGGCAGGGCGAGGGCCTTGTCGACGGCCGCGTAGACCTGGCTCGCGCGCCAGCCCTCCGGGATCACCAGGGTCGTGGGCCGGCCGTCCTCCTCGGGCCCCAGGGTCAGCAGCGGCACCGCCACGGCGGTACCGACCACGACGGCTCCGGTCGCGACGAGGGCGATCCGGCCCCGGCGCGTCAGTCGAATCGTGCTCCGTGGCGGAGTGTTCTTCTGCATGCGGGCACGGTAACCCGCATATCTCCATAAATCCGGCATATTTTCATCTTGTCGGTTCCAGTTGGGCGTCCCGGCGTACGAGCGCCGCGTACCGGCCGTGCCGCTCCAGCAGTTCCTCGTGCGTACCGAGTTCGACCGCGCGCCCCGAGTCGAGGACCACGATCTGGTCGGCGCCCCGGACGGTGGACAGCCGGTGGGCGATGGTGAGCGTGGTGCGGTCGGCCGACAGCGCGTCGATGGCGTCCTGCACGGCGGCCTCGGTCCGGGTGTCCAGGGCGCTGGTGGCCTCGTCGAGGATGAGGACCGGCGGGTCGCGCAGGATGGTCCGGGCGATGGCCAGGCGCTGCTTCTCGCCGCCGGAGAAACGGTGACCGCGCTCCCCGACGACGGTGTCGTAGCCGTCGGGCAGTGCGGCGATGTGGTCGTGGATCTGCGCCGCCTTCGCCGCCTGGTAGAGCTCCTCGTCGGTGGCGTCGGGCTTGGCGAAGCGCAGGTTGTCGGCGACCGAGGCGTGGAAGAGGTACGTCTCCTGCGAGACGACGCCGACCGCGCGCGCCAGGGTGTCGAAGTCGAGGTCGCGGACGTCGACCCCGTCGAGGGTGACGCGGCCGCCCGTCACGTCGTAGAGGCGGGGCACCAGATAGCCGAACGTGGACTTGCCGGCGCCGGTGGGTCCGACGATCGCGAGGCTGCCGCCGGCCGGGACGGTGAGGTCGATGCCGTCCAGGACCGGGCCGCCCTTGTCGTCGTAGCCGAAGGAGACGTTCTCGAAGCGGACCTCGCCCTTGACCCGGTCGAGGCGGACCGGGTCCGCGCGCTCGGTGATGTCGATCGGCAGGTCGAGGTACTCGAAGATGCGCTGGAAGAGGGCGAGCGAGGTCTGGATCTGCACACCGGTCGACAGCAGGCTCACGGCCGGACGGAACAGGCCCTGCTGGAGCGAGACGAAGGCGACGATCGTGCCGATGGAGACACGGGGGCCGCCCAGCTGGAGGGCCATGCCGGCGGTCCAGTAGATGACGGCGGGCAGGGCGGCCATGACGATCGTGATGACGGCCATGCGCCAGCGGCCCGCCATGTTCGACCGCACCTCCAGGTCGACGAGTTCCTCGGACTCCCCGGCGAAGGACTTCGTCAGCGAGTCGGAGCGGCCCATCGTGCGGCCGAGCAGGATGCCGCTGACGGAGAGCGACTCGGTGACCGTGGCGGCCATGGCGGCCATCTGCTTCTGGCGCTGGGTGGTGATCTTCCGGCGTTCGTTGCCGACGCGGCGGCTGATCCACACGAACACCGGCAGCAACAGCAGCGAGACGACGGTCAGGCGCCAGTCGAGGACCACCATCGCGGCGATCGTGGCGACCACGCTGGTGAGGTTGGAGACCAGGGACGTGGCGGTGGAGGTGACGGTGGCCTGCATGCCGCCGACGTCGTTGGCGATGCGGGACTGCACCTCGCCCGTGCGCGTGCGCGTGAAGAACGCGAGGGACATGCGCTGGAGCCGGCCGTAGACGGCGGTGCGCAGGTCGTGCATGACGCGCTGGCCGACCGTCGTCGAGATCAGGGTCTGGAGGACGCCGAAGACGCTGGTGAGGACGGCGCTGAGGATCATGCCGAGGGCGAGCAGGCTGAGCAGGCCCGTACGCCCCTGGGGGATCGCGACGTCGAGGATCTCCTTCAGCAGGAAGGGCGTGGCGACCGAGACCAGCGACGAGGCGCCGACGAGCAGGCCGACGATCGCGAGGCGGCCCCGGTAGGGGCGGAAGAGTCTGAGGATGCGGCGGACCTGCCGGGGCTGTTCCTTCGAGTCGGCGGGTGCGGTCCAGGGGGCTTCGTGGTCGGGGTGCATGAGCTCCTTCGAGAGGGCGATACGGCCTAGGCGAGGACAGCGGATCGGATCGTAGCTCATTGTTACCTTCACTCACAATGAACATCATCCTGATATTGTTCCCGCATGAACTCCCCCGACTCCGACGGCCTGCTCGCCGAGCAGTTGCTGCGGCTCACCCGCCGGGTGCACCGCATCCAGAAGCGCCATCTGGAGCATCGCGACCTCGGCATCACACCAGCACAGTCCCGGCTGCTGCGCACCCTCGCGCACTGGGGTACGCCGCCGCGCATGGCCGACCTGGCCGAGCGCCTGGAGGTGGTGCCGCGGGCCGTGACGACGCTGGTCGACGGGCTGGAGGCGAGCGGCAAGGTGCGGCGGGCCCCGGACCCGGTGAACCGGCGGGTGATCCGCATCGAGCTCACGGACGACGGCCGGAGCGCGCTGCGCGAGCTGCGGGCGGCGCGCAGGTCGGCCGCGGAGGAAATCCTCGCCCCGCTGACGGAGGAACAGCGCGAGGCGCTCGGGGGGTTGCTGAACACGCTGATCGACGGCACGCCGGTGCGGCAGTGCTGAGGACCTGAAACACGCTCACTATTCGGCACGCGAAACGGGCCGCGGTCGCCGCTCTCGTGCTGGAGCGGTGGCCGCGACCCGTTCGATGTCGGTTCAGTTTCGGTTCGGTTCGGTCAACTGGCCTCGCTGGCGGGTTCCTTGGACTTCTGGGTGGGGATGCCTGGGGCCAGAGGTTCGGCACCGACGCTCTCGCCTCCGTCGTCCTCGACACCGTCGTCCGGTGCGGGCGAGTCCTCCCCGTCGAGCGTCTTCTTCGCCCGCTCGATGTCCAGCGCACCCTCCCAGCGGGAGACCGCGAACACGGCGACGCAGTTGCCGAGCAGGTTCGTGACGACGCGCATCGAGTCCATGATGCGGTCCACGCCCAGCAGCAGGGCGACGGCTCCGGCCGGAATGGCCCCCAGGGACGAGGCGGTCGCGGACAGGGCGAGGAACGCCGAACCGGGGATGCCCGCCATGCCCTTGCTGGTCAGCATCAGCACCAGGACCACGGTGATCTGCTGGCCCAGGCTCAGGTCCACGCCCACGGCCTGGGCGATGAAGAGCGTGCCGATGGACAGGTAGAGCGAGGCGCCGTCGAGGTTGAAGGAGTAGCCCGTGGGCAGCACCAGGCCCACGGCGTCGTCGCGGGCACCGGCCCGGCGCAGCTTCTGCATCACGCGCGGCATGACCGACTCGGTGGAGGCGGTGCCGAGCGCGAGCAGCATCTCCTCGCGGATGTAGCGCAGGAACTTCCAGAGGCTGAGCCCGGTCACCATCCGCAGGGCGACGGCCAGCAGCGCGATGAACAGCGCGGCCGCCAGGTAGCAGAGCACGATGAGCTTGGCGTACGTCTTCATCACGCCCAGCCCGTAGTTGCCGACCAGGTGGGCCATCGCGCCGAACACCGCGATCGGGGCGAGCCGCATGATGAAGCCGACGACCGTGAAGATCACTTCCTGGGCCTGGTCGATGGCGGGCAGGATCTTCGGCACCTTGGTGTGCCCGAGGTGCAGCAGGGCGGCGCCCACCAGGCAGGCCAGGATGAGGACTTGGAGCAGTTCGTTCTCGGCGAAGGCGCCGACGAAGCTTTCGGGCAGCGCGTTGAGGACGAACTCGGTCGTCGAGGGCAGATGGCCACCGCCCGTCGTCTGGTCCACCGCGGCGGCGTTCAGCGAGGAGGGGTCGACGTTCATGCCCTTGCCGGGCCCGACGACGTTGGCGGCGACGAGGCCGATGACCAGGGCGGCGGTGGAGGCGACCTCGAACCAGACGAGGGCCTTGACCCCGATCCGGCCGAACGCCTTCAGGTCACCGGCCTTGGCGATGCCGACGACGACCACGCAGAACACGAGGGGCGAGATCACCGTCTTGATGAGCCGGGTGAAACCGTCACCGAGCGGCTGGAAAGCTGTGGCCGTATCCGGCCACAGCTTCCCGACGACGATTCCGAGGACGAGCGCGCAAAGGACTTGCGCGAACAGTGAGGTACGCAGGGTGCGTGCGACGCGCCACGGCAGGGACGGTACGGACGGTGGCACGGGGCCTCCTAGGGGGACGGGGCACACAGAGGCCGGAGGGGAGTTCTGCGATACGGAAAGCGGCTTCCGTAGCCGTACACTCTGGAGGCTGTCTTGATCGCGCACAAGACCGTAATGTTTCGGCCATGTAAAAGCGCCCTAAGTGGCGCATGTCACACAGGCCACACTGGCCCCCTCAGCAACGGCGGCGGTCCCCCGTGAGCACCCCCTGCACGGTGGTCAGCGTGCGGTCGTAGCAGCCGACGTGCGAGCCGTGGAGCCGGTAGCGCTCGCTCGTCGTGCCGACCGCGTGCCGCTCGTTGCGGGGCGCGTTCGCCGTGTAGGTGGCGTCGCCCGTGTAGGAGTCGTCGAGCCGTGACCACGCCGTACGACGGCCGCCGCGCGTCTCGACGGCCGTGGCGCGGTCGCCGAGGGTCAGCACGGTGCGCAGCCGGTCGCCGGCGCCGAGGGTGGTCGTGCCGTCCATCGTGTAGGTCCGGTGCGTGCGGGTGGTGTGGGCCGGTCCGCGTCCGTCGACGGTCACCGACTCGTCGTCGGTCCAGGCGGCCTCGAGGGCGTCGGTCGTCTCGCCGTCCGCCCAGCGGTGCTCCGAGGTGTTGGCCAGTGAGCGGCCGACGGTGGTCGTGACGCGGCCGTGCGAGGTGTCGAGGTATCCGGCGACGGTCAGCCGGTGGGCGCCCTCGGTGTCGACCCGGTGCTCCGAACCGGGCGTATACGAAGAGGAGTTGGCGAGGTCCTCCGTCTTGTGCACGGTGAGCTTCCCGGGAACGTGGGCGCGCTGCTCGTCCTGCCAGACGAGGACGTTCACGGGGGCGCTCCAGCCGGTCTGCCCCTCGGGGACGCCGACGACCGAGACCTCGACGCGGTGCGGGCGGCCGTCGTTGAGGAGCCCGGCGAAGGGGGTGAGGTCGTAGGTGATCGGCTTGATGTCGAAGGCGCGCGGGCCCGGGATCACGTACCAGAGGAACGGGTTGGACCAGCCGCCGGTCCACACGGTGGGGAACGGTGCGGCGATGCCCGCGAGCCGGCCGTCCACGCGGATCTGCACCTCGCGGTAGGGGCCTTGGCCCGCCTTGCAGGAGTACGGCGCCGGGTCGGGCACCGTCAGGTACCAGTACTCCTCACAGCCGCCACCGGAGCCGGTGGCGTACACCTCGGCGACGACGCGTTCGCTGTTGCGCGGGGTGGTGAGGGTGGTCGCGCCGTCGGCCCCGTGGTCGAGGGTGAGGACCCGGTCGGGGCTCCTGCCGTCGGGGCGGCCCTGGTGGAACGTCAGCGTGACCTTGACGTCGAGGACGCCCGTGTAGGTGTCGTCGACGACGTTCCCGATGAGCATCTCGACGTCCTGGCGGCTGCGGAAGGTGTCGCTGTAGCGGGTGACGTCCTTCTCCACCGACCACTCGATGCCGTCGGGCGAGGGCTGCGGTGTCGACGTACGGAAGATCTCGACCCCGCCGACGTGGAGGTAGCCGAGCCGGTCGTACTGGCGTCCCTTGACCTTGCCGTCGAGCCGCAGCACCACCTTGCTCCAGCGTTCGCCGCAGTCGCCGGGCGGGGCGTACGTGCCCCGGTACGGGGTGAAGTCGCGGAACTGGGCCTGGGCGACGGTGACTTCGCAGGAGTTGCCGCCCGGCTTCGTGACGGGCGGGGCGGCCGTGACCGGGTCGTGCCAGTCGGTGCCGAACTCGGCGGGGACGTCGGCCGCGCGGGCGGGACCGGTCCCGAGGAGGGTGCTCGCCAGGAGGGTCGCTCCCGCAAGCATGGACATGACGATCCGTCTCTTCATGTGCGGTGTTCTACGGGGAGTCCGCCGCCTCCGCAATGAGCAACGGCCCGTCGGGGCAGCCCTGTTCCCACCCCGGTCGGCCGGTTCCGTTCGGTGGGTGGAAAACCGGTTGCTTCCGACCACGTGGCGAGGCGAACCTGTCACGGTTTGTTGCCGTCGGCCGAACCCCCACCCCCCTGACACGAGCCACTGGGACGTCATGCAGATTCAAGACCTTCCGTACCCCGACCCGGGCGTGCCGGACGCGCGTTCGGGTCCCCGATTCCTGTGGTGGCTCTTCCGGAATCAGCTGAGCGGGCAGCTCAAGTCGCTGGCCTGGGGGCTGCTGCACTTCGCCTCCGTCGCCGCGCTGCCGTTCTGCGTCGGTGTCGCCGTACAGGCCGTCGTCGACCGCTCCGGCGGGCGACTCGCCCTGGCGGGCGGCCTGCTGGCGCTGGCCTGCGTCGGCAACGCCGTCGGCGACACCTTCCTGCACCGCACCGCCGTCACCAACTGGATCACGGCGGCCGCCCGCGTCCAGCAGCTGCTCGCCCGCAAGGCCGCCCAGTTGGGCTCGGCGCTGACCCGGCGCGTCGCGGCCGGTGAGGTCGTGGCGGTCTCCACGGGTGACGTCGAGAAGATCGGCTGGTTCGTGGAGGCCTGGTCGCGGTTCACCGCGGCCCTGGCCACCACCGTGCTGGTCTGCGCCGCTCTGCTCGTCTACCAGCCCGCGCTCGGCGTGGTCGTCGCCGTGGGTCTGCCCGTGCTGGCGCTCGCCGTGCTGCCCCTGCTGCCCCGCGCCACCCGGCGTGCCGACGTCCAGCGCGAGAAAGCCGGACGCGCCACCGAACTCGCCTCGGACACCGTCGCCGGTCTGCGCGTGCTGCGCGGCATCGGCGGTGAGGAACTGTTCCTCGACCGCTACCGCCGCGCCTCCCAGGAGGTCCGGCACGCGGCGGTGCGCAGCGCCCGGATGTGGTCCCTGATCTCCGCGATCCAGGTCCTGCTGCCGGGACTGCTGCTCATCGCCGTCGTCTGGTACGGCGTGCACCTGGCGCGCCAGGGCCGGATCACCGTCGGCGAACTGGTCACCGTCTACAGCTCGGTGATGGTCCTCACCTATCCGCTGCGGCACTTCGAGGAGATCGCCATGGCGTACTCCTTCTCCCGGCCGTCCGCCAGACGGGCCGCGGGCGTGCTGGCGCTGGAGCGGGCCACGGACACCGCCGGGTCGCGCGTGGCCGGCCTCCCCTCCGGAGACCTGTACGACCCGGACACCGGGCTGCTCGCGAACGCCGGCCTGTTCACCGCCGTGGTGTGCGGCGACCCGGACGCGGCGGGCCGGCTGGCGGAGCGGCTGGGCGGGCACCCGTCGCAGGAGGGCACCTCGGTGCTGCTGGGCGGCGTGCCGCTCGACGAACTCCCGCTGGAGTGTGCCCGTACGGCCGTCCTCGTCCAGGACAAGGACCCGGTGCTGCTGTCCGGCTCGCTGCGCGAACTGCTGGACGTACCCGCGTCGGGCGCTGTCGAACCGCGGGCGGCGCTGGCCGCCGCGCAGTGCGACGACGTGCTGGCGGCGCTGGTGCAGGGCTCGGTGGACGCCGCCGACCCCATGGACGCCCGGATCACCGAACGCGGGCGGTCCCTGTCCGGCGGCCAGCGCCAGCGGCTCGCGCTCGCCCGGTCGCTGATCACCGACCCGGAAGTGCTCGTCCTGGACGAGCCGACCTCGGCCGTCGACTCGCACACCGAGGCACGGATCGCGCAGGGCGTGCGGGAGCTGCGCGCGGGGCGCACGACCGTGGTGTTCACCTCCTCGCCGCTGCTGCTGGACCGCGCCGACCGGGTCGTGTTCCTGCACGACGGCAAGGTCGCGGCGACCGGCACCCACCGCGAACTGGTGCACACCGAGCCCCGCTACCGGGCGGTCGTCACCCGCGAGACGGACGAGGAGGTCGCGTTGACCGGTTCCGTCGCCCTGAAGGACGTACTGCACGAACTGCAAGAGATCGAGGAGAAGGCATGATCGGCGTGGCGCCACCGGCGTACGACCCGGCGGCCCCGACGACGGCGAACACCCTGCCGGTCGGTGCCCCCACAACCGTCCGCGCCTACGTGGCCGAACTGCTGCGCCGGCACCGCCGGGCGTTCCTGCTGCTCGTCGGCGTGAACACGGTCGCCGTCGTCGCCTCGATGGCCGGTCCGTGGCTGCTGGGCGGAGTCGTGGAGCGGGTGTCCGACGGGGCGCGGGACCTGCGGCTGGAACTCACCGCGGGGCTGTTCGTGGCGGCGCTGGCCGTCCAGGCCCTGTTCGTCCGCCAGGTGCGGCTGCGCGGCGCGATGCTCGGCGAGCGGATGCTGGCCGACCTGCGCGAGGACTTCCTCGTACGGTCGGTCGGGCTGCCGCCCGGCGTGCTGGAGCGGGCCGGGACCGGCGACCTGCTGTCGCGGATCACCACGGACATCGACCGGCTGGCCAACGCCATGCGCGAGGCCGTGCCGCAGCTGTCGATCGGCGTGGTGTGGGTGGTCCTGCTGATGGGCGGGCTGGTCGTCACGGCGCCGCCGCTGGCGCTCGCCGTACTGCTCGCCCTGCCGCTGCTGATCATCGGCTGCCGCTGGTACTTCCGGCGGGCGCCGGCCGCCTACCGCTCGGAGGCCGCCGGGTACGCCGCCGTGGCCGCCGCGCTCGCAGAGACCGTGGACGCCGGGCGCACCGTCGAGGCGCATCGCCTCGGTGACCGGCGCGTCGCGCTGTCGGAGCGCCGGATCCGGGAGTGGACGGCGTGGGAGCGCTACACGATGTGGCTCCGGTCGGTGCTCTTCCCGGTCGTCAACGTCACCCACGTCACCGTGCTCGCCTCGGTCCTCCTGGTGGGCGGCGTGTTCGCCCTGCACGGCTGGATCGACGTCGGCCAGCTCACGACGGGCGCGCTGATCGCCCAGATGCTGGTCGACCCGGTGGGCATGATCCTGCGCTGGTACGACGAGCTCCAGGTGGCCCAGGTGTCGCTGGCCCGGCTCGTCGGGGTCCGGGACATCGAGCCGGACGCCGGGGACCCCTCCGTGCTTCCCGACGGACGCCATGTCCGCGCCGACCGGGTGCACTTCGGCTACCTGGAGGGCGTGGACGTCCTGCGCAAGGTGTCCCTGGAGGTCTCCCCCGGCACCCGGCTGGCCCTGGTCGGCCCCTCGGGTGCGGGCAAGTCGACG encodes the following:
- a CDS encoding ABC transporter ATP-binding protein, encoding MQIQDLPYPDPGVPDARSGPRFLWWLFRNQLSGQLKSLAWGLLHFASVAALPFCVGVAVQAVVDRSGGRLALAGGLLALACVGNAVGDTFLHRTAVTNWITAAARVQQLLARKAAQLGSALTRRVAAGEVVAVSTGDVEKIGWFVEAWSRFTAALATTVLVCAALLVYQPALGVVVAVGLPVLALAVLPLLPRATRRADVQREKAGRATELASDTVAGLRVLRGIGGEELFLDRYRRASQEVRHAAVRSARMWSLISAIQVLLPGLLLIAVVWYGVHLARQGRITVGELVTVYSSVMVLTYPLRHFEEIAMAYSFSRPSARRAAGVLALERATDTAGSRVAGLPSGDLYDPDTGLLANAGLFTAVVCGDPDAAGRLAERLGGHPSQEGTSVLLGGVPLDELPLECARTAVLVQDKDPVLLSGSLRELLDVPASGAVEPRAALAAAQCDDVLAALVQGSVDAADPMDARITERGRSLSGGQRQRLALARSLITDPEVLVLDEPTSAVDSHTEARIAQGVRELRAGRTTVVFTSSPLLLDRADRVVFLHDGKVAATGTHRELVHTEPRYRAVVTRETDEEVALTGSVALKDVLHELQEIEEKA
- a CDS encoding ABC transporter ATP-binding protein, producing the protein MIGVAPPAYDPAAPTTANTLPVGAPTTVRAYVAELLRRHRRAFLLLVGVNTVAVVASMAGPWLLGGVVERVSDGARDLRLELTAGLFVAALAVQALFVRQVRLRGAMLGERMLADLREDFLVRSVGLPPGVLERAGTGDLLSRITTDIDRLANAMREAVPQLSIGVVWVVLLMGGLVVTAPPLALAVLLALPLLIIGCRWYFRRAPAAYRSEAAGYAAVAAALAETVDAGRTVEAHRLGDRRVALSERRIREWTAWERYTMWLRSVLFPVVNVTHVTVLASVLLVGGVFALHGWIDVGQLTTGALIAQMLVDPVGMILRWYDELQVAQVSLARLVGVRDIEPDAGDPSVLPDGRHVRADRVHFGYLEGVDVLRKVSLEVSPGTRLALVGPSGAGKSTLGRLLAGIYGPRDGRITLGSAELSRMPAERVRAHVALVNQEHHVFVGSLRDNLRLARTDAGDAELWAALGAVDADGWSRGLDDGLDTEVGSGGLTLTPAQAQQIALARLVLADPHTLVLDEATSLLDPRAARHLERSLAKVLDGRTVVAIAHRLHTAHDADVIAVVENGRISELGSHEELVAADGAYAALWRSWHG